Proteins found in one Phytohabitans houttuyneae genomic segment:
- a CDS encoding nucleotidyltransferase family protein, producing the protein MVIAAGGGRRIGGPEALLRHDGTPLVDLAIETVRDGGCEPVVVVLGAAADEVKAAAELKGASVVVDKTWGRGIGSSLRVGLAALTDTLADAVLVVPVDMPGVTAHAVRRVAALPYSDVLVCATYEGRRSFPMLFGRKHWSGISTVAHADTGARPYLLAHKHEVLDVACDRIADGSRLESPEAVAAFKLTIPAQRTRQ; encoded by the coding sequence ATGGTCATTGCCGCCGGCGGGGGACGCCGGATCGGCGGGCCGGAGGCACTGTTACGGCACGACGGCACGCCGCTGGTCGACCTGGCGATCGAGACCGTGCGCGACGGCGGCTGCGAGCCGGTGGTCGTCGTGCTCGGCGCGGCCGCCGACGAGGTCAAGGCCGCGGCCGAGCTCAAGGGCGCGAGCGTCGTGGTCGACAAGACCTGGGGGAGGGGTATCGGCAGCTCGCTGCGTGTCGGGCTGGCGGCCCTGACGGACACCCTGGCCGACGCGGTGCTGGTGGTGCCGGTCGACATGCCGGGCGTCACCGCCCACGCGGTGCGGAGGGTGGCCGCGCTGCCCTACTCCGACGTCCTTGTCTGCGCCACCTACGAGGGTCGGCGCAGCTTCCCGATGCTCTTCGGCCGCAAGCACTGGTCCGGCATCTCGACGGTGGCGCACGCCGACACGGGCGCCCGGCCGTACCTGCTGGCCCACAAGCACGAGGTGCTCGACGTCGCGTGCGACCGGATCGCCGACGGCTCGCGCCTGGAGAGCCCCGAGGCGGTGGCCGCGTTCAAGCTCACCATCCCCGCCCAGCGCACGCGGCAGTAG
- a CDS encoding metal-dependent hydrolase — protein sequence MMGPSHALSGAAVWLGGSWALDHFAGYEQSPLAIAVGTAVCAGGALFPDLDLSGRVTRNKGGATVARTFGVASLFLAEVIEKVSLAVYHVTKLSDDPDRENGHRTLTHTLPFTVLVGWGTTALCTAYGKWAVIGILFVMIGLALRGLFDEWAKRAGWLLITLISLAAAWGTALRLPGDRGYPMLGVAVGVGCLVHLLGDLVTRAGVPILWPIPTGRRMWRMFGMPDAFALRAGGAVEVYLFRGAFMVVSLLSAWGLLAPSVLRRFNIEV from the coding sequence ATGATGGGCCCCTCTCACGCATTGTCCGGCGCGGCCGTCTGGCTGGGCGGTTCCTGGGCCCTTGACCACTTCGCCGGATACGAGCAGTCCCCGCTCGCCATCGCCGTCGGCACCGCCGTGTGTGCCGGCGGCGCGCTCTTTCCCGACCTCGACCTGTCCGGCCGGGTCACCCGCAACAAGGGCGGTGCCACGGTGGCGCGCACGTTCGGCGTGGCGTCGCTCTTCCTGGCCGAGGTGATCGAGAAGGTGTCGCTCGCGGTCTACCACGTGACCAAGCTCAGCGACGATCCCGACCGCGAAAACGGCCACCGCACGCTCACCCACACGCTCCCGTTCACCGTGCTGGTGGGTTGGGGTACGACGGCGCTGTGCACCGCGTACGGCAAATGGGCCGTCATCGGCATCCTCTTCGTCATGATCGGCCTCGCCCTGCGCGGCCTCTTCGACGAGTGGGCCAAGCGGGCCGGCTGGCTGCTCATCACGCTCATCTCGCTCGCCGCCGCCTGGGGCACCGCGCTGCGCCTGCCCGGCGACCGGGGGTACCCGATGCTCGGGGTCGCGGTCGGCGTCGGCTGCCTGGTGCACCTGCTCGGCGACCTGGTCACCCGCGCCGGCGTACCCATCCTCTGGCCCATCCCCACCGGTCGCCGCATGTGGCGGATGTTCGGCATGCCGGACGCCTTCGCCCTGCGCGCCGGCGGCGCGGTGGAGGTCTACCTGTTCCGCGGCGCGTTCATGGTGGTCTCGCTGCTGTCCGCGTGGGGGCTGCTGGCGCCCTCCGTCCTGCGCCGGTTCAATATCGAGGTGTGA
- a CDS encoding ASCH domain-containing protein, translating into MLFERRLRDGIADGTITATLRRWRRPQVVAGRTYRTGAGLVEVTAVDPVQPEELTQADARAAGFGSVDELLGHLHGPSDGHLYLLHFRRVAGPDPREALAADDGLDDAGVAAIDLRLARLDHASTRGPWTAAALRAIADHPGVRAADLAATLGRDVPSFKADVRKLKALGLTESLEVGYRLSPRGAAYLTHRP; encoded by the coding sequence ATGCTGTTTGAGCGGCGGCTGCGCGACGGCATCGCGGACGGCACGATCACCGCGACACTGCGCCGGTGGCGCCGCCCCCAGGTCGTGGCCGGCCGGACCTATCGGACCGGCGCCGGCCTCGTCGAGGTGACGGCCGTCGATCCGGTACAGCCGGAGGAGCTCACCCAGGCCGACGCCCGCGCCGCCGGCTTCGGGAGCGTGGACGAGCTGCTGGGCCACCTGCACGGCCCGTCCGACGGCCACCTGTACCTGCTGCACTTCCGCCGCGTCGCCGGCCCCGACCCGCGGGAGGCGCTGGCCGCCGACGACGGCCTGGACGACGCGGGCGTGGCCGCCATCGACCTCCGCCTGGCCCGCCTCGACCACGCCAGCACCCGAGGCCCGTGGACCGCCGCGGCGCTGCGGGCGATCGCCGACCATCCGGGGGTACGCGCCGCGGACCTCGCCGCCACGCTGGGCCGCGACGTCCCCTCGTTCAAGGCGGACGTCCGCAAGCTGAAGGCGCTCGGCCTGACCGAGAGCCTGGAGGTCGGTTACCGCCTCTCCCCGCGCGGCGCCGCCTACCTCACCCACCGCCCCTGA
- a CDS encoding response regulator yields MIRVLLADDQGLVRAGFRALLDAEPDIEVVAEAADGVDAVRLTERTKPDVVLMDIRMPGVDGLEATRRIAADPALAATRIVILTTFELDEYLFEALRVGASGFLVKDTEPVELLRGVRAVAAGDALLSPGVTRRLIAEFAGRGGAQPSAPEPSLAQLTDREREVMALVGAGLSNEEIAARLVVSPATAKTHVSRAMVKLGARDRAQLVVYAYEAGLVRPGWLG; encoded by the coding sequence ATGATCAGGGTGCTGCTGGCGGACGACCAGGGGCTGGTGCGGGCCGGGTTCCGGGCGTTGCTCGACGCGGAGCCGGACATCGAGGTGGTGGCCGAGGCGGCGGACGGTGTCGATGCGGTCCGCCTCACCGAGCGGACCAAGCCCGACGTGGTGCTCATGGACATCCGCATGCCGGGCGTCGACGGCTTGGAGGCCACCCGCCGCATCGCGGCCGACCCGGCGCTGGCGGCGACCCGGATCGTCATCCTGACCACGTTCGAGCTGGATGAGTACCTGTTCGAGGCACTGCGCGTCGGCGCGTCGGGGTTCCTCGTCAAGGACACCGAGCCGGTCGAGCTGCTGCGCGGCGTGCGCGCGGTGGCGGCGGGCGACGCCCTGCTCTCGCCCGGTGTGACGCGCCGGCTCATCGCCGAGTTCGCCGGGCGCGGTGGTGCGCAGCCGTCCGCGCCGGAGCCGTCGCTGGCGCAGCTGACCGACCGCGAGCGTGAGGTGATGGCCCTCGTCGGCGCCGGACTGTCCAATGAGGAGATCGCCGCCCGCCTCGTGGTCAGCCCGGCCACCGCCAAGACCCACGTGAGCCGCGCGATGGTCAAGCTCGGTGCCCGCGACCGCGCCCAGCTCGTCGTCTACGCCTACGAGGCCGGCCTGGTGCGCCCCGGCTGGCTCGGCTGA
- a CDS encoding YciI family protein, with protein sequence MKYILLLWEPDTDWQALPKERLDAALAEHTAFIRYLDERGIPWTGGALSAQDTATTLRPGPDGPVVTDGPFIELKEGIGGYYTIEVPDHATALEVAAHCPMASATEVRPIWG encoded by the coding sequence ATGAAGTACATCCTGCTGCTCTGGGAGCCCGACACCGACTGGCAGGCGCTGCCCAAGGAACGCCTGGACGCCGCCCTCGCCGAGCACACCGCCTTCATCCGCTACCTGGACGAGCGCGGCATCCCGTGGACGGGCGGCGCGCTGTCCGCCCAGGACACCGCGACGACGCTGCGCCCCGGCCCGGACGGTCCGGTGGTGACGGACGGCCCGTTCATCGAGCTGAAGGAGGGCATCGGCGGCTACTACACCATCGAGGTGCCGGACCACGCGACGGCGCTCGAGGTGGCCGCCCACTGCCCGATGGCTTCCGCGACCGAGGTCCGCCCGATCTGGGGCTGA
- a CDS encoding sensor histidine kinase: MSRDRQRWERPGGDSRPPWDRRGDDPRPPWERHGGGPRGRWEPRRWDPNRKRHAGGLVIVSAVAQVLAARTAPEDPDAIGYAILLAGPLALAWRYKFPVPVLAVTIASALGFAEWADQPRGPYFLAAIFAVFAAIDAGKRMATWALVAAGFIGYAAVTRPDWGRAAVIAAVVAVSLLLAEANRVRRQQFAEVAKYRAEQARARAEQEKRQASEERLRIARELHDVLGHHLSLINVQAGVGLHLMDTRPEQAREALTAIKSASAEALREVRSVLGVLRPEEEAAPRAPAPSLARLDDLTADAGLPVRTVVDGEPRPLPAEVDRAAYRIVQEALTNVRRHAGAEASAVVTIGYGDEAVTVRVADDGVGGPAAPEAGNGIAGMRARAAALGGTLVAGPSAAGGGFTVAATLPLAPPTDGQGPAHPPPTADDRARTPSDTAAPARGPSGGARESGGGGGAAAAEGGPGSAARQGADRRVDEGDK, encoded by the coding sequence GTGAGCCGGGACCGGCAGCGCTGGGAGCGGCCGGGCGGCGACTCGCGCCCTCCGTGGGATCGGCGTGGCGACGACCCGCGCCCTCCGTGGGAGCGGCACGGCGGCGGTCCCCGCGGCCGTTGGGAGCCGCGCCGGTGGGATCCCAACCGCAAGCGCCACGCCGGTGGCCTGGTGATCGTCAGCGCGGTGGCGCAGGTGCTCGCCGCCCGGACCGCGCCAGAAGACCCGGACGCCATCGGATACGCGATCCTGCTCGCCGGCCCGCTCGCCCTCGCCTGGCGATACAAGTTTCCGGTGCCCGTGCTGGCGGTCACGATCGCGAGCGCGTTGGGGTTCGCGGAGTGGGCGGACCAGCCGCGCGGGCCGTATTTCCTGGCGGCCATCTTCGCCGTCTTCGCCGCGATCGACGCGGGCAAGCGCATGGCCACGTGGGCCCTGGTCGCCGCGGGGTTCATCGGATATGCGGCCGTAACCCGTCCTGATTGGGGACGGGCGGCGGTCATCGCGGCGGTCGTCGCCGTCTCGCTGCTGCTGGCCGAGGCCAACAGGGTGCGCCGGCAGCAGTTCGCCGAGGTCGCCAAGTACCGGGCCGAGCAGGCCCGCGCCCGCGCCGAGCAGGAGAAGCGGCAGGCCAGCGAGGAGCGGCTGCGGATCGCCCGCGAGCTGCACGACGTGCTGGGCCACCACCTGTCCTTGATCAACGTACAGGCCGGGGTGGGGCTGCACCTGATGGACACGCGCCCCGAGCAGGCCCGCGAGGCGCTGACCGCCATCAAGTCGGCGAGCGCTGAGGCGCTGCGCGAGGTGCGTTCGGTGCTCGGGGTTCTCCGTCCGGAGGAGGAGGCGGCGCCCCGCGCGCCGGCGCCCAGCCTGGCCCGGCTCGACGACCTCACGGCCGACGCCGGCCTGCCGGTGCGCACGGTCGTCGACGGCGAGCCGCGGCCGCTGCCGGCCGAGGTGGACCGCGCGGCGTACCGGATCGTGCAGGAGGCGCTCACCAACGTGCGCCGCCACGCCGGGGCGGAGGCGTCCGCGGTGGTGACGATCGGATACGGCGACGAGGCGGTCACCGTGCGGGTGGCCGACGACGGTGTGGGCGGCCCGGCCGCGCCCGAGGCGGGCAACGGCATCGCCGGCATGCGCGCGCGGGCGGCCGCGCTGGGCGGCACGCTGGTGGCCGGCCCGTCCGCCGCCGGCGGCGGCTTCACGGTGGCGGCCACGCTGCCACTGGCACCCCCGACCGACGGCCAAGGCCCCGCCCATCCACCGCCCACCGCCGACGACCGTGCGAGGACACCGTCCGACACCGCCGCCCCTGCCCGCGGACCGTCCGGCGGTGCGCGGGAATCGGGCGGTGGCGGCGGGGCGGCCGCTGCCGAGGGTGGGCCGGGATCGGCGGCGAGGCAGGGTGCGGATCGGCGCGTCGACGAGGGGGATAAATGA
- a CDS encoding serine/threonine-protein kinase: MWRVLIAERYSLVKPVGSGGMGRVWLANDEMLRREVAIKEVVPPDWMTAEERELLRETTIREARAAAQLNHPNAVQIYDVVYTEGRPWIVMEYVPSRSLQEVIAQDGPLPVERVAQIGLAVLYALRAAHVAGVLHRDVKPHNVLIAEDGRVVLTDFGLATFDGGDGAMTRAGLIMGSPQYVAPERAKDGVSTIETDLWSLGATLFAAVEGRSPYARSTTMATLTALATAPPDPAPRAGALRPLLGGLLRKDPKHRLTGAEAERLLRRAALPPPAVQPRTRLRPRPRRSPDGPRPEFPAEGAARGRRRLVIGAAAALLTAVGAASAVVALQGDSGVPLASSPAPPPPPRAPHLRPAAPAPAGACRAAHRRPAPPRSGPHRRPPRGTRSRTASRGTPTRAASRWRSPPRGPTTATATWSASASRAAPACSPWTPGRACAATRSRTGSPRSARWWPAARSTSTSRSRSCPTATSTAAPTGTARG, translated from the coding sequence GTGTGGCGAGTGCTCATCGCCGAGCGGTACAGCCTTGTCAAGCCGGTCGGCAGCGGTGGCATGGGTCGGGTCTGGTTGGCCAACGACGAGATGCTGCGGCGCGAGGTGGCGATCAAAGAGGTCGTGCCGCCTGACTGGATGACGGCCGAGGAGCGCGAGCTGCTCCGCGAGACCACGATCCGCGAGGCCCGCGCCGCCGCACAGCTCAACCACCCCAACGCCGTGCAGATCTACGACGTGGTCTACACCGAGGGCCGGCCCTGGATCGTCATGGAGTACGTGCCGTCCCGCTCCCTCCAGGAGGTCATCGCGCAGGACGGGCCACTGCCCGTCGAGCGGGTGGCGCAGATCGGCCTCGCCGTGCTGTACGCCCTCCGTGCCGCCCACGTCGCCGGCGTCCTGCACCGCGACGTCAAGCCGCACAACGTTCTCATCGCGGAAGACGGGCGGGTCGTGCTGACCGACTTCGGGCTCGCCACGTTCGACGGCGGCGACGGCGCGATGACACGCGCGGGGCTCATCATGGGCTCCCCGCAGTACGTGGCTCCCGAACGCGCCAAAGACGGCGTCTCCACGATCGAGACCGACCTGTGGTCGCTCGGTGCCACGCTCTTCGCGGCCGTGGAGGGGCGCTCGCCGTACGCCCGCTCGACCACGATGGCAACCCTCACCGCGCTCGCCACCGCACCGCCCGACCCGGCCCCGCGCGCCGGCGCCCTCCGCCCGCTGCTCGGCGGGCTGCTGCGCAAGGACCCCAAGCACCGCCTCACCGGCGCGGAGGCCGAGCGCCTGCTGCGCCGCGCCGCGCTGCCACCGCCGGCCGTGCAGCCGCGCACCCGGCTGCGGCCGCGCCCGCGCCGTTCGCCGGACGGGCCGCGCCCCGAGTTTCCCGCCGAGGGCGCCGCCCGCGGGAGGCGCAGGCTGGTCATCGGGGCCGCCGCCGCACTGCTCACCGCGGTCGGTGCGGCCAGCGCGGTGGTCGCGCTTCAAGGCGACAGCGGGGTACCCCTGGCGTCGTCGCCGGCGCCTCCACCACCTCCCCGAGCGCCTCACCTCCGGCCAGCGGCGCCGGCGCCGGCGGGGGCATGCCGTGCGGCTCACCGCCGACCGGCACCGCCCCGAAGCGGCCCGCACCGCCGGCCACCCCGCGGTACGCGCTCGCGGACGGCTTCTCGTGGCACGCCGACCCGAGCGGCTTCACGATGGCGGTCCCCTCCTCGTGGACCTACTACCGCGACGGCGACGTGGTCTGCTTCCGCGAGCCGGGCAGCGCCCGCCTGCTCGCCGTGGACACCCGGCCGGGCCTGCGCGGCGACCCGGTCGCGCACTGGAAGTCCGAGGAGCGCAAGGTGGTGGCCGGCGGCGCGCTCGACGAGTACAAGCAGGTCGCGATCCTGCCCAACCGCTACTTCGACGGCGGCGCCGACTGGGACTGCACGTGGCTGA
- a CDS encoding amidohydrolase family protein, which yields MNISGDGTVPAFWGALGLPGLADVHVHFLPPRMLRRVWAHFDAAGPLVGVEWPIRYRWPDAERVAHLEKLGVRAFTALAYAHRPGMAAELNDWTLAFARDTPGCLPSATFYPEPDAVEYVTAALDAGARVFKVHLQVGAFDPLDDALRPVWGLLAEAGVPVVVHAGHAPVAAEYTGPSPFAALLARHPRLPAIVAHMGAPDYEDFIALAETYERVALDTTMAFTPFFDQFVPFPSALHARLRDLGLAGKVLLGSDFPNIPYEYADQLAGLARLDLGDDWLRAVCWANFMERFGNAV from the coding sequence GTGAACATTTCCGGTGACGGCACCGTCCCGGCGTTCTGGGGCGCTCTGGGCCTGCCCGGCCTCGCCGACGTGCATGTCCATTTCCTGCCGCCGCGCATGCTGCGCCGCGTGTGGGCGCACTTCGACGCGGCCGGACCGCTGGTCGGCGTGGAGTGGCCGATCCGGTACCGCTGGCCCGACGCGGAGCGGGTGGCGCACCTGGAAAAGCTGGGGGTGCGCGCTTTCACCGCGCTCGCGTACGCGCACCGCCCCGGCATGGCCGCCGAGCTCAACGACTGGACGCTCGCGTTCGCCCGCGACACGCCCGGCTGCCTCCCGTCGGCCACGTTCTACCCCGAGCCGGACGCGGTGGAGTACGTGACCGCCGCGCTCGACGCCGGCGCGCGCGTCTTCAAGGTGCACCTCCAGGTGGGCGCCTTCGACCCGCTCGACGACGCGCTGCGGCCGGTGTGGGGGCTGCTGGCCGAGGCGGGCGTGCCGGTCGTCGTACACGCCGGGCACGCGCCGGTGGCGGCCGAGTACACCGGACCGTCCCCCTTCGCCGCGCTGCTCGCGCGCCACCCGCGGCTGCCCGCGATCGTGGCGCACATGGGCGCTCCGGACTACGAGGACTTCATCGCGCTGGCCGAGACGTACGAGCGGGTCGCCCTGGACACCACGATGGCGTTCACGCCGTTCTTCGACCAGTTCGTGCCGTTTCCGAGCGCCCTGCACGCGCGGCTGCGCGACCTCGGACTGGCCGGCAAGGTGCTGCTCGGCAGCGACTTTCCGAACATCCCCTACGAGTACGCCGACCAGCTCGCCGGCCTCGCCCGGCTCGATCTGGGCGACGACTGGCTGCGAGCGGTCTGTTGGGCAAATTTTATGGAACGCTTCGGTAATGCTGTTTGA
- a CDS encoding DUF1707 domain-containing protein yields the protein MTATETGAGRVRASDAEREQMATILRAAMTEGRLDLAEGEERLAKAYAATYRDELGGLVTDLPGGGRRALAETPEARTFARGMLRRHAGGVMVVAAILVGLWVLSGVGFFWPIIPLAFLFLGLAKHAAWHGHGGYRHRGDWRGPRGRDWQGRGEWRMEAEYRGHGPCGRGYRDEW from the coding sequence ATGACAGCAACGGAGACCGGCGCCGGGCGCGTACGAGCCTCGGACGCCGAACGGGAGCAGATGGCGACCATCCTCCGCGCCGCGATGACCGAGGGGCGGCTGGACCTGGCCGAGGGCGAGGAGCGGCTGGCCAAGGCGTACGCGGCGACGTACCGGGACGAACTGGGCGGACTCGTCACCGACCTGCCGGGCGGGGGGCGGCGCGCGCTGGCCGAGACGCCGGAGGCGAGGACGTTCGCGCGCGGCATGCTGCGGCGGCACGCGGGTGGCGTGATGGTGGTCGCGGCCATCCTGGTGGGGCTGTGGGTGCTCTCCGGGGTCGGGTTCTTCTGGCCGATCATCCCGCTGGCCTTCCTCTTCCTGGGGCTGGCCAAGCACGCCGCGTGGCACGGCCACGGCGGGTACCGGCACCGCGGCGACTGGCGCGGGCCGCGCGGCCGGGACTGGCAGGGCCGCGGCGAGTGGCGGATGGAAGCCGAGTACCGCGGGCACGGCCCGTGCGGTAGGGGGTACCGCGACGAGTGGTGA